A region of Bacillota bacterium DNA encodes the following proteins:
- a CDS encoding CapA family protein: MWRNKQNIILIVILFMSFVILLGIRVYDRLRYNSNMRESIAEEDLSINRRIADPNNIGSSQKDSAGEKNSEDKVVKADLMLKSSNDELESSETEKKSKYELLYIKAVGDIMLGRGVEYHLDNQGKDYTYPFQYVADVLRAGDIVFGNLEASMTESSHSLDPNGKYVLKSRVKAAEGLKYAGFNVLNLANNHIMDYYEKGLFDTMDTLEKYEIAYCGAGRNIEEARKPALLNVKGVKVAVLGYTDMAEYIYKGNPMISFAAEEEKSGVVPRKYELIEEDIEKIRERTDLIIISLHWGVEDSFEVTEEQKEFAYKLIDAGADIILGHHPHKFQGVEIYNGKPIVYSMGNFIFDQNDSLKQESFIVDMAFNDEKLVSLELLPIRIVGKTHIIMPKGQDAKELLKRELELCGKLGSKCAIVDDKIVFNIK, translated from the coding sequence ATGTGGAGGAACAAGCAGAATATTATTTTAATAGTAATATTATTTATGTCTTTCGTAATATTGCTTGGCATAAGGGTTTACGATAGGCTGAGATATAATAGTAATATGAGGGAGAGTATAGCAGAAGAGGATCTATCCATTAATCGGCGTATTGCTGACCCTAATAACATTGGCTCAAGTCAAAAGGATTCGGCTGGAGAGAAAAACTCAGAGGACAAGGTTGTAAAAGCTGATTTAATGTTAAAAAGTTCGAATGATGAATTAGAGTCCAGCGAAACAGAGAAAAAAAGCAAGTATGAACTTCTTTATATTAAAGCAGTTGGGGATATAATGTTGGGAAGAGGAGTAGAGTACCATTTAGATAATCAGGGAAAAGATTATACATATCCATTCCAGTATGTTGCAGATGTCTTACGGGCGGGAGATATTGTCTTTGGAAACCTGGAAGCATCAATGACTGAAAGCAGCCATAGCCTTGACCCAAATGGGAAGTATGTGTTAAAAAGTCGAGTAAAGGCAGCAGAAGGTCTAAAATATGCAGGATTTAATGTTCTTAATCTTGCAAACAACCACATTATGGACTACTATGAAAAAGGTCTCTTTGATACAATGGATACCCTTGAAAAATATGAGATTGCATATTGCGGGGCGGGGAGAAATATTGAAGAAGCGAGAAAACCCGCCTTATTAAATGTAAAAGGCGTTAAGGTTGCAGTCTTGGGGTATACAGACATGGCAGAGTATATATACAAAGGCAATCCAATGATTAGTTTTGCTGCAGAGGAAGAAAAAAGCGGAGTTGTTCCAAGAAAATATGAATTAATAGAAGAAGATATTGAAAAAATACGTGAAAGAACAGACCTTATTATAATATCTCTCCACTGGGGAGTAGAAGACAGTTTTGAGGTTACAGAGGAGCAAAAAGAATTTGCATACAAGCTTATTGATGCCGGCGCCGACATAATCCTGGGACACCATCCCCATAAATTCCAGGGGGTTGAAATCTATAATGGTAAGCCTATTGTGTATAGTATGGGTAATTTTATATTTGATCAAAATGATTCTTTAAAACAGGAGTCTTTTATTGTAGATATGGCTTTTAACGATGAAAAATTAGTTTCCCTTGAGCTGCTACCTATAAGGATTGTTGGAAAGACCCATATTATAATGCCAAAAGGGCAGGATGCCAAGGAGCTATTAAAAAGAGAACTGGAGCTTTGCGGAAAGCTTGGTTCAAAGTGTGCAATTGTTGATGATAAGATTGTGTTTAATATAAAGTAA
- the mraZ gene encoding division/cell wall cluster transcriptional repressor MraZ: MFYGEYQHSVDQKGRVIIPVKFREGLGEKFILTKGLEDCLFAYSSEEWSNLEAKLKTLPFTDKNVRAFIRFFFAGATECEMDKQGRILIPQNLREYAKLEKDIYVIGVSTRVEIWDKIRWEQYCSPENISPDEIAEKMAILGI, encoded by the coding sequence TTGTTTTACGGTGAATACCAGCATTCAGTAGACCAAAAAGGCAGGGTTATTATACCTGTAAAGTTCAGAGAAGGATTGGGTGAGAAATTCATACTTACCAAAGGCCTTGAAGATTGCCTGTTTGCGTATTCATCAGAAGAATGGAGTAACTTGGAGGCAAAATTAAAAACACTTCCTTTTACCGATAAAAATGTCAGGGCATTTATAAGGTTTTTTTTCGCAGGGGCAACCGAATGTGAAATGGACAAGCAAGGAAGAATATTAATACCCCAAAATTTAAGGGAATATGCCAAACTGGAAAAAGATATTTATGTAATCGGTGTTTCAACGAGAGTGGAAATATGGGACAAAATCAGATGGGAGCAATATTGCAGCCCTGAAAATATCAGCCCTGATGAGATTGCCGAAAAAATGGCGATACTCGGAATATGA
- a CDS encoding PASTA domain-containing protein, with the protein MAGPNLQVKKRLLTVLGVFCLFFILLIVRVGYIQIVQGQKLKSMAYEQQTLGRLISPRRGTVYDRNGKKLAISASVDTVFVNPSDIKSSKIPPEEIAKKLSEILEMDENTILSKLMKNVQYEVIKEKIDKEIGDKVRVWIRDNGIRGIYVDEDTKRFYPHRNLASHVLGFTGKDNQGLDGVEAIMEKYLKGEPGRILSEVDVSNRTIPSKAEKRINPKDGLDVVLTIDETIQYLAEKAIEKAIDENKVLNGGIAIVMDPRNGDILAMVSKPDYDPNDPFAAPPGIDPNAWKGYTNEDVALLQSTVWRNKAVSDTYEPGSTFKAITAAAGLEEGVITPDTRVNDFPVKVGGWTISCWRDYNPHGEETFKEGVYNSCNPVFVRVAQSLGIDTFYKYVRAFGFYEPTGIELPGEVKDTIFHSNPQEIDMAVASFGQRFQITPIQLITAYAAIANGGYLMKPRLIKELRDSQGNIVEKFEPEVVRQVISRETSETLREILEGVVSMGTGRNAYVKGYRVAGKTGTSETTESKTKGRYIASFSAFAPADNPVINVLVILDYPTGYSYMGGVIAAPVAGKLIEDILNYLGVERRYTEKDKEMIIEQVYVPDVRNMTLEEARNVLRNYHLEYKVEGDGNNKNITIVDQMPKPGASIPEKSVVILYTYKPQEYVNVKVPDLRNKTVYEATKALNDIGLNIKVNGDGVAVTQEVAPGTEIYKGSIIEVEFKHLDNVE; encoded by the coding sequence GTGGCAGGACCAAATTTACAGGTAAAGAAAAGGCTATTAACCGTTCTGGGTGTATTTTGCCTGTTTTTTATTCTTTTGATAGTACGTGTAGGATATATTCAAATAGTCCAGGGACAAAAACTTAAAAGTATGGCATATGAGCAGCAGACCCTTGGCAGACTAATTAGTCCAAGACGGGGGACTGTATATGACAGAAACGGGAAAAAGCTTGCCATAAGTGCATCAGTAGATACTGTTTTTGTTAATCCCAGTGATATTAAAAGTTCTAAAATCCCTCCTGAAGAAATCGCAAAGAAACTTTCAGAAATTCTTGAGATGGATGAAAATACCATACTGTCGAAGCTTATGAAAAATGTTCAGTATGAAGTAATAAAAGAAAAGATTGACAAAGAAATTGGAGATAAAGTTAGGGTATGGATTAGAGATAATGGTATTCGAGGCATCTATGTAGATGAAGACACAAAAAGATTTTACCCTCACAGAAATTTGGCATCCCATGTATTAGGCTTTACAGGGAAAGACAATCAGGGCTTAGATGGTGTAGAAGCAATTATGGAAAAATACCTTAAAGGCGAACCGGGGCGAATATTAAGTGAAGTTGATGTAAGTAACCGTACAATTCCGTCTAAAGCAGAGAAGCGTATTAATCCTAAAGATGGACTTGATGTGGTACTTACGATAGATGAAACTATTCAATATTTAGCAGAAAAAGCCATAGAAAAGGCAATAGATGAAAACAAGGTTTTAAATGGGGGGATTGCCATAGTAATGGACCCAAGAAACGGTGATATATTGGCAATGGTCTCCAAGCCTGATTATGACCCCAATGATCCTTTTGCAGCCCCTCCCGGTATTGATCCTAACGCATGGAAGGGCTATACAAATGAAGATGTTGCCCTTCTTCAAAGTACTGTTTGGAGAAATAAGGCTGTATCGGATACCTATGAACCTGGTTCCACTTTTAAAGCAATAACAGCTGCCGCGGGACTAGAAGAAGGGGTTATTACTCCTGACACTAGAGTAAACGATTTCCCTGTAAAAGTGGGGGGCTGGACCATAAGCTGTTGGAGAGATTATAACCCTCATGGGGAGGAAACTTTTAAAGAGGGAGTATATAATTCCTGTAACCCTGTATTTGTAAGAGTAGCTCAAAGTCTAGGCATAGATACTTTTTACAAATATGTTAGGGCTTTTGGTTTTTATGAACCTACCGGAATAGAATTGCCGGGAGAAGTAAAAGATACCATATTTCATTCAAATCCTCAAGAAATTGATATGGCTGTAGCTTCTTTCGGGCAGAGATTTCAAATAACACCCATACAATTAATAACAGCTTACGCAGCTATAGCCAACGGCGGATATCTTATGAAGCCCAGGCTGATAAAGGAGCTTAGAGATTCTCAGGGCAATATTGTTGAAAAATTCGAACCAGAAGTTGTAAGACAGGTTATTTCTCGGGAAACTTCAGAAACCTTAAGAGAAATATTAGAAGGAGTTGTCTCTATGGGTACAGGAAGAAACGCGTATGTGAAAGGGTACAGGGTTGCAGGTAAAACCGGGACCTCCGAAACGACAGAATCAAAAACAAAAGGACGGTATATTGCGTCATTTTCTGCCTTTGCTCCTGCCGACAACCCTGTAATAAATGTATTGGTGATATTGGACTATCCTACAGGGTATTCCTATATGGGTGGTGTTATTGCAGCTCCTGTAGCGGGGAAACTTATAGAAGACATTTTGAATTACTTGGGTGTTGAAAGGCGCTATACTGAAAAAGATAAAGAAATGATAATAGAGCAGGTTTATGTACCGGATGTGAGAAATATGACTCTTGAGGAAGCCAGAAATGTATTAAGGAATTATCATTTGGAATACAAAGTGGAAGGAGATGGCAATAATAAAAATATAACTATTGTAGACCAAATGCCTAAACCGGGGGCAAGTATACCGGAAAAATCCGTAGTGATACTTTATACATATAAACCTCAAGAATATGTAAATGTCAAGGTGCCGGACTTACGCAACAAAACTGTATATGAAGCTACAAAGGCATTGAATGATATAGGATTGAATATAAAGGTAAACGGAGACGGAGTGGCAGTTACACAGGAAGTTGCTCCAGGTACCGAAATATATAAAGGTAGTATAATAGAGGTTGAATTTAAGCATCTGGATAATGTAGAATAA
- a CDS encoding cell division protein FtsL: protein MKNNDYVYGTLAKQIQYDVYEENEVLKEKKKYRLNRITKFKAVVSILLIFALGFIVAYRYALITDLNYKISKLEREYENLRDENSRLKVAVEKDTDLPRIKEAAEKKLGMQKPDKYQIVYIRVPKSNFTVTSETYKNSIKNNNLLAVILTKVDIIKKLFD from the coding sequence ATGAAAAATAATGATTATGTATACGGTACGTTGGCAAAACAAATTCAATATGATGTTTATGAAGAAAATGAAGTACTAAAGGAAAAGAAAAAATACCGTTTAAACAGGATCACCAAATTTAAAGCAGTTGTTTCAATATTGTTAATTTTTGCGTTAGGTTTTATAGTTGCATACCGTTATGCTTTAATAACTGATTTAAACTATAAAATTAGCAAACTTGAAAGAGAGTATGAAAACTTAAGGGACGAAAATTCAAGGCTTAAGGTTGCTGTTGAAAAAGATACTGATTTACCCAGGATAAAGGAGGCTGCCGAAAAGAAATTAGGCATGCAAAAACCGGATAAATATCAGATTGTATATATAAGAGTACCGAAAAGTAATTTTACAGTTACTTCGGAAACTTATAAGAATAGTATTAAAAATAATAATTTGCTTGCTGTAATTTTGACCAAAGTTGATATAATAAAAAAATTATTTGATTAA
- the thpR gene encoding RNA 2',3'-cyclic phosphodiesterase: MRSFVAIDFNKELKIKLADLQSGLRKWAVSGRWKYVDNFHLTLKFLGEIKPESVRNIDKKLSGICNGFKEFKLKFSSLEYFPGEKSIRVLWLGLEGDVDELINLQEEIDIQLKSIGFKPEKRNYIPHITIGQDVVFIDEFENIKRMFTLNELPEIAVKSVYLFKSEQINCKRVYTPISEYDFAIK; encoded by the coding sequence ATGAGGTCTTTTGTAGCTATAGATTTTAACAAGGAGCTTAAAATAAAACTTGCCGACCTGCAATCAGGCCTAAGAAAATGGGCAGTTTCAGGACGGTGGAAATATGTAGATAATTTTCATTTGACCCTAAAATTTCTTGGAGAAATTAAACCGGAAAGTGTTAGAAATATAGATAAAAAACTTTCGGGAATATGTAATGGCTTTAAGGAATTTAAATTAAAATTTTCCAGTCTTGAATATTTTCCCGGGGAAAAAAGTATTAGAGTGTTATGGCTGGGTTTGGAAGGAGATGTTGATGAATTAATTAACCTGCAAGAAGAAATTGACATCCAATTAAAGAGTATAGGATTTAAACCGGAAAAAAGAAATTATATCCCTCATATTACTATTGGCCAGGATGTTGTTTTTATTGATGAGTTTGAAAATATAAAAAGAATGTTTACCCTAAATGAATTGCCGGAAATTGCAGTTAAAAGTGTTTACTTGTTTAAAAGCGAGCAAATAAACTGCAAGAGGGTTTATACACCCATAAGTGAGTATGATTTTGCTATAAAATAA
- the floA gene encoding flotillin-like protein FloA (flotillin-like protein involved in membrane lipid rafts) encodes MPDVFIFILFIVIIIFVISTFFSLIPVGLWISAYAAGVRVRILTLIGMRLRRVIPARIVNPMIKAVKAGLDVSINKLEAHYLAGGNVDKVVNALIAAQRANIPLEFERAAAIDLAGRDVLEAVQMSVNPKVIETPIIAAIAKDGIELKAKARVTVRANIDRLVGGAGEQTIIARVGEGIVTTVGSANSHKEVLENPDLISKTVLEKGLDSGTAFEILSIDIADVDVGRNIGAQLQTDQAEADKRIAQAKAEERRAMAVAKEQEMKAAVQEMRAKVVEAEAQVPIAMAAALREGKLGVMDYYNMQNIIADTQMRSSISSAAKPDSAPIDKK; translated from the coding sequence ATGCCTGATGTATTTATTTTTATTTTATTTATTGTCATAATAATTTTCGTCATTTCCACCTTTTTTAGCCTAATACCTGTAGGTCTTTGGATTTCAGCATATGCAGCCGGAGTAAGGGTACGTATATTAACCCTTATAGGGATGCGCCTTAGAAGAGTTATTCCTGCTAGAATTGTAAACCCTATGATAAAAGCAGTTAAGGCAGGCCTTGATGTCTCCATAAACAAGCTTGAAGCCCATTACCTGGCAGGAGGTAACGTAGATAAGGTCGTAAACGCACTTATCGCCGCACAAAGAGCAAACATACCCCTGGAATTTGAAAGGGCTGCTGCAATTGACCTTGCAGGCCGTGATGTCCTTGAAGCTGTCCAGATGAGTGTCAATCCAAAGGTTATTGAAACACCCATAATTGCTGCAATAGCTAAAGATGGAATAGAATTAAAAGCAAAAGCTAGGGTAACAGTCCGGGCCAATATTGACCGACTTGTGGGCGGTGCCGGTGAACAGACAATTATTGCCCGTGTCGGCGAAGGCATTGTTACCACAGTAGGATCTGCAAATTCTCATAAAGAAGTCCTTGAAAACCCTGATTTAATATCCAAAACTGTTTTGGAAAAAGGGCTGGATTCAGGTACTGCCTTTGAAATTCTCTCTATTGATATTGCAGACGTTGATGTAGGACGGAATATAGGCGCACAGCTACAGACAGACCAAGCCGAAGCAGACAAACGTATTGCCCAGGCTAAGGCAGAAGAAAGAAGAGCGATGGCAGTCGCAAAAGAACAGGAAATGAAAGCTGCAGTACAAGAAATGAGGGCAAAAGTTGTTGAAGCAGAAGCGCAGGTTCCCATAGCTATGGCAGCAGCTTTACGCGAAGGTAAACTCGGGGTAATGGACTATTACAATATGCAGAATATAATAGCAGATACGCAAATGAGAAGCTCAATTTCTTCAGCTGCTAAACCGGATTCCGCTCCAATAGACAAAAAATAA
- a CDS encoding UDP-N-acetylmuramoyl-tripeptide--D-alanyl-D-alanine ligase — protein MQMIKCSEVIEATKGKLVSGSDDTEFLNISTDSRSIRSGELFIPIKGERFDGHDYIEDALRSGGAGTITQRDITDIVKGNREAAFEKKVIIKVDDTLKALKDLALYYRQKFKIPFVGITGSVGKTSTKDMVACILMQEYNVLKTQGNFNNEIGVPLTIFKLEPYHEAAVLEMGMSGLGEISSLTSIVRPQIAVITNIGMSHIGKLGSRQNILKAKMEIVEGVPRNGLVVLNGDDNLLYGLKGFLNRRTVYYGMDEGVDYQAYNIQNAGESGVYFDINIKGREYNIHVPLPGVHNVYNTLAAIAVGVEMEVPVDKIIEGVKFFTSDKMRLNIISYNKIKIINDTYNASPQSMEAALRVLKDINGYKRRIAVLGDMLELGEWAYNAHFNIGKFAVSLGIDYIITVGENGKSIAEGALEAGARREKVKSFPDNIKAIEFLKDLVTEEDVILVKGSRGMGMEEIVLQLTK, from the coding sequence ATGCAAATGATAAAATGCAGTGAAGTTATTGAAGCCACTAAAGGTAAATTGGTTTCAGGCAGTGATGATACTGAATTTTTAAATATATCTACAGATTCACGTAGCATAAGAAGTGGTGAACTTTTTATTCCAATTAAGGGTGAAAGATTTGATGGCCATGACTATATTGAAGATGCCCTCAGGTCCGGCGGGGCCGGGACCATTACTCAAAGGGATATTACAGATATAGTTAAGGGAAACAGGGAAGCAGCTTTTGAGAAGAAGGTTATCATTAAAGTTGATGATACTCTAAAAGCATTAAAGGACCTGGCCTTGTATTACAGACAAAAGTTTAAAATTCCTTTTGTGGGCATAACCGGTAGTGTAGGTAAGACCAGCACAAAAGATATGGTTGCCTGTATTCTGATGCAGGAATACAATGTATTAAAGACACAAGGCAACTTCAATAATGAAATAGGAGTGCCTCTTACCATATTTAAGTTAGAGCCTTATCATGAAGCAGCAGTTTTGGAGATGGGTATGAGCGGCCTAGGTGAAATAAGCAGCCTTACATCCATAGTACGTCCCCAAATTGCAGTTATAACAAATATAGGAATGTCTCATATCGGGAAATTAGGTTCCAGGCAGAATATATTAAAAGCTAAGATGGAAATTGTGGAAGGAGTACCAAGGAATGGCCTTGTAGTTTTGAACGGTGATGACAATTTGCTCTATGGTCTGAAAGGCTTCTTAAATAGACGTACTGTTTACTATGGCATGGATGAAGGAGTGGATTATCAAGCATATAATATTCAGAATGCGGGAGAATCCGGCGTTTATTTTGATATAAATATTAAAGGCAGAGAATATAACATCCATGTACCTCTGCCGGGTGTACATAATGTTTATAACACACTGGCAGCTATAGCTGTTGGGGTTGAAATGGAAGTACCGGTGGACAAGATAATCGAAGGAGTAAAGTTTTTTACATCTGATAAAATGAGATTGAATATAATTTCATATAATAAGATAAAGATAATCAACGATACATATAACGCTAGTCCCCAATCCATGGAGGCTGCTTTGAGGGTTTTAAAAGACATCAATGGGTATAAAAGACGCATAGCGGTTCTTGGGGATATGTTGGAACTGGGTGAATGGGCATATAACGCTCATTTTAACATAGGGAAATTTGCAGTTTCCCTGGGGATAGACTATATCATAACTGTGGGAGAAAATGGGAAAAGTATTGCAGAGGGAGCGTTGGAAGCAGGAGCTCGCCGTGAAAAGGTAAAATCTTTCCCTGATAATATTAAGGCAATAGAATTTCTAAAGGATTTGGTAACCGAGGAAGATGTGATACTTGTAAAGGGTTCGAGAGGGATGGGAATGGAAGAAATAGTTCTGCAATTAACAAAATAA
- the rsmH gene encoding 16S rRNA (cytosine(1402)-N(4))-methyltransferase RsmH translates to MNYNHVPVLLNECIAMLNIKSDGVYIDGTIGGAGHSVEILKKLGHGGVLIGLDKDAAAIETSRGRLEKIKTEAKIILVNSNFKYIKEICFENGISEVDGILLDLGVSSHQFDEVERGFSYQNDGPLDMRMDRSQGLTAEIIVNEYEEKEIARIIREYGEEKWASRIASFIVKAREKKRICSTREFVDIIKAAIPAPARRKGPHPAKRTFQALRIAVNDELGVLKETINDAVSILKERGRLCIISFHSLEDRIVKTEFQRMVNPCTCPKEFPACMCGKKTTALLVTKKPITPSEEELNSNPRARSAKLRVLEKV, encoded by the coding sequence ATGAATTATAACCATGTACCTGTTTTACTTAATGAATGCATAGCCATGCTCAATATAAAAAGTGATGGAGTATACATAGACGGTACAATCGGAGGGGCCGGACATTCAGTAGAAATACTGAAAAAGCTTGGGCACGGAGGCGTCCTGATAGGACTGGATAAGGATGCGGCTGCAATTGAAACATCAAGAGGGCGTTTGGAGAAGATAAAGACAGAGGCAAAGATAATCCTGGTGAATAGCAATTTTAAGTATATAAAAGAGATTTGCTTTGAAAATGGGATAAGTGAAGTGGACGGAATACTTCTGGACCTGGGTGTATCTTCTCATCAGTTTGACGAAGTAGAAAGGGGATTCAGTTATCAGAATGACGGCCCCCTCGATATGAGAATGGACAGGTCTCAAGGTTTAACAGCAGAGATTATTGTAAATGAGTATGAAGAAAAGGAAATTGCCAGAATAATTAGAGAATATGGTGAAGAAAAATGGGCATCAAGAATAGCGTCCTTTATAGTTAAGGCTAGAGAGAAAAAAAGAATATGTTCCACCCGGGAGTTTGTTGACATTATTAAGGCTGCAATACCGGCACCGGCAAGGAGGAAAGGTCCTCATCCTGCCAAGAGAACTTTTCAGGCCTTAAGAATAGCAGTAAATGATGAACTGGGGGTATTGAAAGAAACAATAAACGATGCTGTTTCTATTTTAAAGGAAAGGGGGAGGTTATGTATAATCAGCTTTCATTCCCTTGAAGACAGAATTGTGAAGACCGAGTTTCAAAGAATGGTAAATCCTTGTACATGCCCCAAGGAGTTTCCGGCCTGTATGTGCGGTAAAAAAACCACAGCTTTACTTGTAACAAAGAAGCCGATAACTCCTTCTGAGGAAGAACTAAATAGCAACCCTAGGGCTAGAAGCGCCAAACTTAGAGTATTGGAAAAGGTTTAA
- a CDS encoding UDP-N-acetylmuramoyl-L-alanyl-D-glutamate--2,6-diaminopimelate ligase, which produces MLLRKLIEGLSPEEVNGEVDIDISNIVYDSRKAVKDSLFVCIDGTTADGHRFIPEAIENGAGAVLVQKEVRVPDGITVVRIKDTRYGLAYVSSIFFNNPSKNFKLIGVTGTKGKTTTTFMVKNILEAAGRKVGLVGTIKNMIGNEVVYAGRTTTPESYDLQSLFFEMFEKKVDSVVMEVSSQGLQLHRVSCSDFDIGVFTNLYKDHISPIEHKDMDEYLNAKIKLFKMCKEGLVNIDSSYADKVLNEAECRMYTFGIEKNCDIKAYDIIKHPNSIEFKVSSKWVNGDIKVNIPGMFTVYNALAAIGVCCLMGIPYKFIKEGLEKVNVPGRAETVNSGKDFTIIVDYAHTAESLENILSTVKDFANGRVVCVFGCGGNKDRGRRFGMGEVSGRIADFTIITSDNPRSEDPVSIINDIETGIKKTEGRYIKIVDRREAIRYAIKNAKPGDVIVIAGKGHETYQIFKDKTIHFDDREVAEEILKEIAAEQCSGGKNNANDKMQ; this is translated from the coding sequence ATGTTATTACGGAAATTAATAGAAGGGTTAAGCCCTGAAGAAGTTAATGGGGAAGTTGATATTGATATAAGCAATATAGTATATGATTCACGGAAAGCAGTGAAAGACTCACTATTTGTTTGTATAGATGGTACAACTGCAGATGGACATAGATTTATCCCGGAAGCTATTGAGAATGGGGCAGGAGCCGTCCTTGTCCAAAAGGAAGTAAGGGTACCGGATGGAATAACTGTTGTAAGGATTAAAGATACAAGGTATGGACTTGCTTATGTATCAAGCATATTCTTCAATAATCCTTCAAAGAACTTTAAATTAATTGGTGTTACCGGGACAAAGGGTAAAACAACAACAACATTTATGGTCAAGAATATTCTCGAGGCGGCAGGCCGGAAGGTGGGACTGGTTGGGACTATTAAAAATATGATAGGCAATGAAGTGGTGTACGCAGGAAGGACTACTACGCCTGAGTCTTACGATTTACAATCTCTTTTTTTTGAGATGTTTGAAAAGAAAGTTGACAGTGTTGTCATGGAAGTATCATCTCAAGGGTTGCAGCTCCACAGGGTAAGTTGCAGTGATTTTGATATTGGAGTTTTTACAAATCTTTATAAAGACCATATTTCGCCAATAGAACATAAAGATATGGATGAATATCTTAATGCGAAAATAAAGCTTTTTAAGATGTGTAAAGAAGGATTGGTAAATATTGACAGCTCGTATGCCGATAAAGTATTAAATGAAGCAGAATGCAGGATGTATACTTTCGGCATAGAAAAAAACTGTGACATAAAAGCATATGACATTATTAAGCATCCTAATAGTATTGAATTCAAGGTTAGTTCCAAATGGGTAAACGGGGATATAAAAGTAAATATACCGGGAATGTTTACTGTCTATAACGCATTGGCAGCCATAGGCGTGTGCTGCCTAATGGGAATTCCCTACAAATTTATCAAAGAGGGCCTTGAAAAGGTCAATGTGCCGGGTAGGGCTGAAACTGTTAATAGCGGTAAAGATTTTACTATTATAGTAGATTATGCTCATACAGCCGAAAGCCTGGAAAATATATTAAGCACAGTAAAGGATTTTGCCAACGGCAGAGTTGTGTGCGTATTCGGATGTGGCGGTAATAAGGATAGGGGAAGGAGGTTCGGTATGGGCGAAGTGTCCGGGCGGATTGCTGACTTTACCATTATAACTTCAGATAATCCCCGGAGTGAAGACCCTGTTTCAATAATTAACGATATTGAAACGGGTATAAAGAAAACAGAGGGTAGATATATAAAAATTGTGGATAGACGTGAAGCCATAAGATATGCAATTAAAAATGCTAAACCCGGCGATGTAATAGTTATAGCAGGTAAAGGCCATGAAACTTATCAAATATTTAAAGATAAGACAATACATTTTGACGATAGGGAAGTTGCTGAAGAAATACTTAAAGAAATTGCTGCAGAACAGTGTAGTGGGGGTAAAAATAATGCAAATGATAAAATGCAGTGA